The Methylomarinum vadi genome has a window encoding:
- a CDS encoding type VI secretion system Vgr family protein — protein MSVTQQNREIEFITPLGPDALLLRDVTVTEELGRLFTINVELGSSENINFEDLLGQNVSIRLNLLNGGERYFNGFVTSLSQGVNEGRFTRYHATIHPWLWFLTRTSDCRIFQNKTVPDIIKQVCKDLGFTDIVDRLSGTYRTWEYCVQYRETDFNFVSRLMEQEGIYYYFVHEEGKHSLYLADNLSSHDSIEGYEQIPYYPPDQVAVREEECINGWYLNKKIQPGAYVLNDFDFVKPKADLKVNSTVARQHSEASYEIYDYPGEYVESGDGNNYVRTRIEELHSQYEQAQGQSIVRGMLCGGLFTLTDYPREDQNREYLLASVTHSIHADSFEAGSEGGGTAYSNSFSVIESNTPYRSARVTPKPIVQGPQTAIVVGPSGEEIYTDEHSRVKLQFHWDRYGQSDENSSCWVRVSQLWAGKTWGGIHIPRIGQEVIVEFLEGDPDRPIVTGRVYNGEQTPPYELPANKTQSGIKSRSSKGGAAANFNEIRFEDKKGEEQVYIHAEKNQDNIVENDETTSVGHDRSEDVGNDETIHIGNNRTETVDVDESITIGNNRTEQVGSNENITIGVNRTESVGSNETISIGSNRTVTIGSNKTETVAINKAETIGAAKELTIGAAYAVSVGAAMTESVGASKSQQVGASKSTTVGDDVSETYGANQSVSVSKDLSENIGQNQTTKVGKNLVIDAGDQVVIKTGSASITMKKDGTIQIIGKDILIKGSAKIDVKASNNITMKGQKILQN, from the coding sequence ATGTCAGTCACCCAACAAAATCGTGAAATCGAATTCATCACCCCGCTCGGGCCTGATGCCTTATTGCTGCGCGATGTCACGGTAACGGAAGAACTCGGGCGTCTGTTCACCATCAATGTCGAGCTCGGCAGTAGCGAGAATATAAATTTCGAAGATTTACTGGGCCAGAACGTTTCCATCCGTCTGAATCTGCTCAATGGCGGCGAACGTTATTTCAACGGCTTCGTCACCTCCCTGTCCCAGGGGGTCAATGAAGGCCGTTTTACCCGCTACCACGCGACCATCCATCCCTGGTTATGGTTTTTGACCCGCACCTCCGATTGCCGCATTTTCCAAAACAAGACCGTTCCGGACATTATCAAGCAGGTCTGCAAAGACCTGGGTTTTACCGATATTGTCGACCGTTTGAGCGGCACTTATCGAACGTGGGAATATTGTGTGCAATACCGGGAGACGGATTTTAATTTCGTCAGCCGCTTGATGGAACAGGAGGGTATTTATTATTATTTCGTGCACGAAGAGGGAAAGCACAGCTTATATCTCGCCGACAATTTGAGCTCGCATGATTCCATTGAGGGCTACGAACAAATCCCGTATTACCCACCGGACCAAGTGGCGGTAAGGGAAGAGGAATGTATCAATGGCTGGTATCTGAATAAAAAAATACAGCCGGGCGCCTATGTGTTGAACGATTTCGATTTCGTCAAACCGAAAGCCGATCTCAAGGTCAATTCCACGGTTGCCAGGCAACATAGCGAGGCCAGCTATGAAATCTACGATTATCCGGGCGAATATGTCGAAAGCGGAGACGGCAATAATTATGTTCGCACCCGCATCGAAGAATTGCATTCTCAATATGAACAGGCTCAAGGCCAGAGCATCGTGCGCGGCATGCTTTGCGGCGGATTGTTTACCCTGACCGACTATCCGCGTGAAGATCAAAACCGCGAGTACTTGTTGGCCTCGGTCACCCACAGTATCCATGCCGATAGTTTCGAAGCCGGATCGGAAGGAGGGGGCACTGCCTACAGCAACAGTTTTTCGGTGATCGAGAGCAACACGCCTTATCGCAGCGCACGGGTCACTCCCAAGCCTATCGTTCAAGGTCCACAGACGGCAATCGTGGTTGGGCCATCCGGCGAGGAAATCTATACCGACGAACATAGCCGGGTCAAACTGCAATTTCACTGGGACCGTTACGGCCAATCCGACGAAAACTCCTCCTGCTGGGTCCGCGTCTCACAATTATGGGCCGGAAAAACCTGGGGCGGTATCCATATACCCCGCATCGGCCAGGAAGTCATCGTCGAATTTCTGGAGGGCGACCCCGATCGTCCCATCGTCACCGGACGTGTCTATAACGGCGAACAAACGCCGCCTTACGAATTACCGGCCAACAAAACCCAAAGCGGCATCAAGAGCCGCAGCTCCAAGGGCGGCGCTGCCGCCAATTTCAACGAAATCCGCTTCGAGGACAAGAAGGGCGAGGAGCAGGTTTATATCCATGCCGAAAAAAATCAAGACAACATCGTTGAAAATGACGAAACAACGTCGGTAGGGCATGATCGCAGCGAGGATGTCGGCAACGACGAGACTATTCACATCGGCAACAATCGCACGGAAACGGTCGATGTCGACGAATCGATCACGATAGGCAATAACCGCACGGAGCAGGTCGGCTCCAATGAAAATATCACGATCGGCGTCAACCGTACCGAAAGTGTCGGCAGCAACGAAACCATTTCGATCGGCAGTAATCGTACCGTCACCATCGGCAGCAACAAAACCGAAACGGTCGCTATCAACAAGGCCGAAACCATCGGTGCCGCCAAGGAACTGACCATCGGCGCTGCCTATGCGGTCTCCGTGGGCGCGGCGATGACCGAAAGTGTCGGCGCCTCGAAATCGCAACAAGTGGGGGCAAGCAAATCGACCACGGTGGGTGACGATGTTAGCGAAACTTATGGCGCCAACCAGAGCGTGTCGGTCAGTAAGGATTTATCGGAAAACATTGGCCAGAACCAAACCACTAAAGTTGGCAAGAACCTGGTGATCGATGCGGGTGATCAGGTTGTAATCAAAACAGGCTCAGCTAGCATTACCATGAAAAAAGATGGAACCATACAAATTATCGGAAAAGATATTTTAATAAAAGGTTCGGCAAAAATTGATGTTAAGGCATCAAACAATATAACGATGAAAGGGCAGAAAATTCTGCAAAACTAA
- a CDS encoding DUF6484 domain-containing protein — MQTELENKTNELRQKIDGVVIGLLLSIDPQGQPLVAFPGNPEETAVPARTTTQMQSEDVGCEVALMFEGGDPRLPLIIGKIQHAAVEKSPEEEHSALAELDGESIVLSARQNITLKCGKASITLTKAGKVILRGAYLLSRSSGVNRIKGGSVQIN, encoded by the coding sequence ATGCAAACCGAGCTAGAAAATAAAACAAATGAACTGCGGCAGAAAATCGATGGCGTTGTCATAGGTCTGTTGTTGAGCATCGATCCTCAAGGTCAGCCGTTGGTCGCGTTTCCGGGCAATCCGGAGGAAACTGCAGTTCCGGCCCGGACCACAACTCAGATGCAGAGCGAGGACGTCGGTTGCGAGGTCGCTTTGATGTTCGAAGGAGGAGACCCGCGACTGCCGTTGATTATCGGCAAAATCCAGCATGCGGCAGTCGAAAAAAGCCCTGAAGAAGAGCATTCGGCACTTGCCGAGTTGGACGGAGAGAGCATCGTACTCTCGGCGCGGCAGAATATCACGCTGAAATGCGGCAAGGCCAGCATCACGCTGACCAAGGCGGGAAAAGTGATTCTGCGTGGAGCGTATCTATTAAGCCGTTCCTCGGGGGTTAACCGCATCAAAGGCGGTTCCGTGCAAATCAATTAA
- a CDS encoding DUF2169 family type VI secretion system accessory protein, with protein MDLLNSTGMQAGYTMGMRPDGRELLVVAVKGTFTIPKQGEQVKLADEQRPLIEADTFTGEPGFSAPLYEVDYAPVKQYCDVLLNGSAYAPKGHPANKVQVGLKLGALVKTFVVTGNRCWESGITISPGMPADFTVMPISYDVAFGGQDNFHEDKEKHSAYMPNPIGKGYHKQLSNDLVNGTPMPNTEEIDKPIQVPNDKYRPMAFGPIGRGWAERLQYAGTYDQDWIDNTFPFLPADFNELYYQSAPADQRIPYPQGGEEVVMVNLTPEGRTAFNLPTIGVPVVFFRKKGERHETKAVIDTIVIEPDQGIFTMTWRASLPLKKNIFEIPQVLAGNMSRAWWRARELGKTYYPSLDHLAKANRAEEEEDI; from the coding sequence ATGGATCTTCTCAATTCCACAGGCATGCAGGCGGGATATACGATGGGCATGAGGCCCGACGGTCGGGAATTGCTGGTGGTAGCCGTGAAGGGAACTTTCACGATTCCGAAACAGGGCGAGCAAGTCAAACTCGCCGATGAGCAACGCCCCTTGATTGAGGCCGACACCTTTACCGGCGAACCAGGGTTCTCCGCTCCGCTTTATGAAGTCGATTATGCGCCGGTCAAGCAATATTGTGACGTGTTATTGAACGGCAGTGCTTATGCGCCGAAGGGTCACCCAGCCAACAAGGTTCAGGTAGGCTTGAAACTAGGCGCCCTGGTCAAAACTTTCGTCGTGACTGGAAATAGATGTTGGGAATCCGGTATCACTATTTCCCCAGGCATGCCGGCCGATTTTACCGTGATGCCGATCAGTTACGATGTCGCTTTCGGCGGCCAGGACAATTTCCATGAAGACAAGGAAAAGCACAGCGCTTACATGCCGAATCCGATAGGCAAGGGGTATCACAAACAGTTAAGTAACGACTTAGTCAACGGCACGCCGATGCCCAATACCGAAGAAATCGATAAACCGATTCAAGTCCCCAATGACAAGTACAGACCGATGGCGTTCGGGCCTATAGGCCGGGGCTGGGCCGAACGGTTGCAATATGCCGGAACCTACGATCAAGACTGGATCGACAATACCTTTCCGTTCCTGCCCGCCGATTTCAACGAACTGTATTACCAGTCCGCTCCAGCGGATCAACGGATCCCTTATCCACAAGGCGGCGAGGAAGTCGTCATGGTTAATCTGACTCCGGAAGGACGTACCGCTTTCAATCTGCCGACCATCGGCGTGCCGGTGGTGTTTTTCCGCAAAAAAGGCGAACGACATGAAACCAAGGCCGTCATCGATACCATCGTCATCGAGCCGGATCAGGGGATTTTCACGATGACCTGGCGCGCCAGCCTGCCGCTTAAAAAGAACATCTTCGAGATCCCCCAGGTATTGGCGGGCAACATGTCGCGCGCTTGGTGGCGGGCGCGAGAATTAGGCAAGACCTATTATCCATCGCTGGACCATTTAGCCAAGGCTAATCGGGCGGAAGAGGAAGAAGACATTTGA
- a CDS encoding PIN domain-containing protein, whose translation MKLYLDNCCFNRPFDDQSQLRIRLESEAKLKIQEDIRAGDHELIWSYILDYENSKNPFQERKRQISKWRNYANFDVGESPQLIELAKSLLTTGVKRLDALHISCAILANSDYFLTTDDGIIKKAATIQEVKITDPIGFIKEANI comes from the coding sequence ATGAAACTTTATCTGGATAACTGTTGTTTCAACAGGCCTTTTGACGATCAATCCCAGCTACGAATCAGGCTAGAATCCGAGGCAAAACTAAAGATTCAGGAAGATATCAGAGCTGGCGATCATGAGCTGATATGGTCATATATTCTCGATTATGAAAATAGCAAAAATCCGTTTCAAGAGCGAAAAAGACAAATTTCAAAATGGCGGAACTATGCTAACTTTGATGTGGGCGAGAGCCCGCAGCTTATTGAATTAGCTAAGAGCTTGTTAACGACTGGCGTTAAAAGATTGGATGCCTTACATATTTCCTGCGCGATTTTAGCGAATTCGGACTATTTTTTGACCACTGATGACGGGATCATTAAAAAAGCCGCTACGATACAAGAAGTCAAAATTACCGACCCTATCGGTTTTATAAAAGAGGCAAACATATGA
- a CDS encoding 3-oxoacyl-ACP synthase has protein sequence MTGFPLAITGTGMVTGVGLNAPASCAAIRCTIDNFQETRFMDSGGEWIMGSEVPLEQPWRGKTKLIKMAAAAIRECLEENKLIVPAKTPLLLCLSEHDRVGRVIDDDNQFFLDLQDELQLEFHEKSRVIARGHVAVAVALKHARRLIQELGVKHVLVAATDSLLVGPTLMHYQEHERLLTSQNSNGFVPGEAGAALVIERVSSECETQLICVGLGFSIEQASIYSEEPLKADGLTAAIKESLSDAGVDENVLDFKVADVSGELYHFKETSLAFSRIDRTHRTEFDIWHPADCVGEIGSAIGIVIIAMIKTACENDYGKGNTILCHLGNDDGKRSSMIMTWFNGGS, from the coding sequence ATGACCGGTTTTCCGCTAGCGATTACCGGAACCGGCATGGTAACCGGAGTCGGTCTCAATGCTCCGGCATCCTGCGCCGCGATCCGGTGTACCATTGACAACTTCCAGGAAACCCGCTTCATGGACAGCGGCGGCGAGTGGATCATGGGCAGCGAAGTCCCATTGGAACAGCCCTGGCGCGGCAAAACCAAACTGATTAAAATGGCCGCGGCCGCTATTAGAGAATGCTTGGAAGAGAACAAGCTAATCGTGCCTGCCAAAACGCCATTGCTGCTCTGTTTGTCCGAGCATGATCGTGTAGGGCGTGTCATCGATGACGACAACCAGTTCTTCCTCGATTTACAGGATGAACTGCAACTTGAATTCCATGAAAAATCCCGCGTTATTGCTCGTGGGCATGTTGCTGTGGCCGTTGCGTTGAAACATGCTAGGCGTTTGATTCAGGAATTAGGTGTCAAACATGTGCTGGTTGCAGCGACGGATAGCCTGCTGGTTGGGCCGACACTGATGCATTATCAAGAACATGAACGGTTGTTGACGAGTCAGAATTCCAACGGATTTGTTCCCGGGGAGGCTGGGGCAGCTTTGGTTATTGAACGGGTTAGTAGTGAGTGTGAAACTCAGTTGATCTGTGTCGGTTTGGGATTTAGTATTGAACAGGCATCTATTTATTCTGAGGAGCCGCTAAAGGCGGATGGTTTAACTGCGGCAATCAAGGAATCGTTGAGCGATGCCGGTGTCGATGAGAATGTCCTTGATTTTAAGGTCGCTGATGTTTCGGGGGAGCTATATCATTTTAAGGAGACTAGTCTCGCATTTAGCCGCATCGACAGAACTCACAGAACCGAGTTTGATATCTGGCATCCCGCAGATTGTGTCGGAGAAATTGGTAGTGCGATAGGGATAGTCATAATCGCCATGATAAAAACGGCTTGTGAAAACGATTATGGTAAAGGGAATACTATTTTGTGCCATCTCGGCAATGACGATGGAAAGCGTTCTTCGATGATAATGACTTGGTTTAATGGAGGCAGTTAA
- a CDS encoding PAAR-like domain-containing protein yields MANDVFANGREISCKKADGKSICAFPDVCFTPPENPATPPGVPVPYPNTAFAKDTTSGSKKVKISGQEVMLKNKSYFKTSTGDEAGCAAKKGVITSKIKGKAYFVSWSMDVKVEGENVVRHLDMTTHNHASPMANDSVPWAHVDQMYASTGQKCDKIVAEIHPYDKRDCPQGSQSHHIIDNACFVMEGGRNLPLYAIESAATGQQKRNIFQPGSGHPAEKYDQNKAPCICLEGHATIAGTEHNIAHGQTSRAASRKCTSDGKSKFGDLKSDGAKSIKKAKGLEEWEAECIELVLEAYFKDFEDDTEVAAPGQDCTATHFNNGSGTMCHASELV; encoded by the coding sequence ATGGCGAATGATGTCTTTGCCAATGGAAGGGAAATATCTTGTAAAAAAGCGGATGGGAAATCTATTTGCGCGTTTCCTGATGTGTGCTTTACACCCCCTGAAAATCCAGCAACGCCGCCTGGAGTTCCTGTCCCTTATCCTAATACCGCATTTGCGAAAGATACTACCTCCGGTAGTAAAAAAGTAAAAATCTCCGGTCAAGAGGTGATGTTAAAAAATAAGTCATATTTTAAGACGTCCACCGGAGATGAGGCCGGATGCGCTGCGAAGAAAGGGGTGATTACAAGCAAAATCAAAGGAAAAGCGTATTTTGTTAGTTGGTCAATGGATGTAAAAGTGGAAGGGGAAAACGTCGTTCGCCATTTGGATATGACGACGCATAATCATGCGAGTCCGATGGCAAATGATAGTGTACCTTGGGCGCACGTTGACCAGATGTATGCGAGTACCGGACAAAAATGCGACAAAATTGTTGCGGAGATACATCCCTATGACAAACGTGACTGCCCACAAGGTAGTCAATCACACCATATTATCGATAATGCTTGTTTTGTCATGGAAGGGGGGAGAAATTTACCGTTATACGCGATCGAAAGTGCGGCAACTGGGCAGCAGAAAAGAAATATTTTTCAGCCGGGATCCGGCCATCCGGCGGAAAAATACGATCAAAACAAAGCTCCGTGTATTTGTCTTGAAGGCCATGCCACAATTGCCGGCACGGAACATAACATAGCTCACGGCCAAACAAGCAGAGCAGCATCAAGAAAATGTACAAGTGACGGAAAATCAAAATTCGGCGATCTTAAATCGGATGGTGCAAAATCGATAAAGAAAGCGAAAGGGCTTGAAGAATGGGAGGCGGAATGTATCGAATTGGTTTTGGAAGCCTATTTTAAGGACTTTGAAGACGATACGGAAGTTGCGGCGCCGGGACAAGATTGTACGGCAACTCATTTTAATAACGGTTCCGGAACAATGTGTCATGCATCGGAGTTGGTATGA
- a CDS encoding beta propeller repeat protein: MKLNSSINMQISSVVDAGDDRLFFRAFSDLESEVPNLNKTYIIESYNGAYNLLRVIDEEIASLSVTENGGLFAIGKNGNIYKYSENNWQDIKAQFKPIEYLFRSIVHKDVIYSACTGGSVFSFSDDAWENVCSDVGDDDLDLISICHGADDLLFVCGENGILASISVTDNAFKVIGIPTNAYLYDIKKIDNDNLAVCGRNGTFFIGNELVWRDFSRTDLNVSFSSVEIWRDELYLSASDRVLLFHDGNYTEFNIPSLNLIGLKNGLWSIALKKLHKFNGLEWEEVIVEINV, from the coding sequence ATGAAATTAAACAGTTCTATAAATATGCAGATAAGCAGTGTTGTAGATGCGGGTGATGACAGGCTGTTTTTTCGTGCATTTTCTGATTTAGAATCGGAAGTTCCGAATTTAAATAAAACTTATATTATCGAAAGTTATAACGGAGCTTATAATCTTCTACGCGTTATTGATGAGGAAATAGCCTCATTATCGGTTACGGAAAATGGTGGTTTGTTTGCGATTGGAAAGAACGGCAATATTTATAAATACTCTGAAAACAATTGGCAGGATATAAAGGCACAATTCAAACCGATTGAATATTTGTTCAGATCTATAGTACATAAGGACGTTATCTATTCAGCTTGTACCGGAGGTAGTGTTTTCAGTTTTTCCGATGATGCGTGGGAGAATGTTTGTAGCGATGTTGGCGATGACGATCTTGACCTGATAAGCATATGCCACGGCGCCGATGATTTGCTTTTTGTATGCGGTGAAAATGGAATCCTCGCATCTATTTCTGTTACGGATAACGCATTTAAAGTTATTGGTATTCCAACTAACGCATATCTTTATGACATTAAGAAAATTGATAACGATAATTTAGCAGTTTGCGGCCGTAATGGAACTTTTTTTATCGGAAATGAGCTGGTTTGGCGCGATTTTAGTCGTACAGATTTAAATGTTAGTTTTAGTAGTGTCGAAATATGGCGCGATGAATTATATTTAAGCGCTTCTGATAGAGTATTGCTTTTCCATGATGGAAATTATACGGAATTTAATATTCCTTCGTTAAACTTAATTGGTCTAAAGAATGGCTTATGGAGTATAGCTTTAAAAAAATTACACAAGTTTAACGGCTTGGAGTGGGAAGAGGTTATCGTGGAAATTAATGTGTAA
- a CDS encoding REP-associated tyrosine transposase, with translation MPNYRRYRVPGGTYFFTVNLLDRRQDLLVRHIDELREALRRTREERPFYVDAWVVLPDHMHCIWTLPPGDDDFSNRWKSIKIRFVQAIPCTERRSNVRVTKGERGIWQRRFWEHCIRDEADYEHHVNYVHWNPVKHGHVKRVVDWPFSSFHRYVRAGILPVDWVGDVEDEGTNYYGD, from the coding sequence ATGCCGAATTATAGACGTTATCGCGTGCCGGGAGGTACTTACTTTTTTACGGTAAATTTGCTTGACCGGCGGCAGGATCTTCTGGTGCGACACATTGATGAACTGCGCGAGGCCTTACGCAGGACTCGAGAGGAGCGGCCGTTTTATGTCGATGCCTGGGTGGTATTGCCTGATCATATGCATTGCATATGGACATTACCGCCTGGCGATGACGATTTCTCCAATCGCTGGAAATCGATCAAGATTCGTTTCGTACAAGCCATTCCTTGTACCGAACGGCGAAGCAATGTCCGTGTTACCAAAGGCGAGCGGGGTATATGGCAGCGACGTTTCTGGGAGCATTGTATTCGTGATGAGGCGGACTATGAACATCATGTCAATTATGTGCACTGGAATCCGGTCAAGCATGGTCATGTTAAAAGAGTCGTCGACTGGCCTTTTTCTTCATTCCATCGCTACGTTCGTGCTGGAATATTACCTGTCGATTGGGTTGGCGATGTAGAAGATGAGGGCACCAACTATTATGGCGATTAA
- a CDS encoding type VI secretion system contractile sheath domain-containing protein: MTNHAEIFLATLKPKTHSIKRLEPDNPIRILVIGNFGGQPQQATGEQPDNYPIKKIDIDNFDQVLASLKPKLQLSLDDNLPDINIEFEDLEDFHPDNLFRKIGIFAQFSRIRQKLINPATVKEGAAELQELLNLSRIEQQAASSATSVETEDDQQTLDRLLGESPTDTIQARSEQIALGYIREVIAEHIVEDVSPFQDIYIKAVDDAIGALMRQLLHHPDFQRLEAAWRSLHLLVTGLETDETLSLHLLDISKDQLCRDLLAENRDLADTALFKQLVTQTVNSYGGEPWSLLIGNYAFTSSDDDLSLLAAMGCIASHAGGPFLAAADANLLGCQSWPEQSDYHDWITVDEKWRKLRQSTIAPWIGLTFPRVLLRLPYGADTDPVDSFQFEEMGSKTEHESFLWGNAAFHCALLVGQTFSEQGWDMRLGDYLEISDLPAYIEPQGDESRLKPCAEACINDHTMEKILEAGIMPFISHRNSNRIRLARFQSIAEPLQNLRAAWNRA; encoded by the coding sequence ATGACAAATCATGCGGAAATTTTCCTTGCCACTTTAAAACCCAAAACACATTCAATAAAACGACTGGAACCCGATAACCCCATACGTATCCTGGTCATAGGGAATTTTGGCGGTCAGCCTCAACAAGCAACCGGCGAGCAGCCGGATAATTATCCGATCAAAAAAATAGACATAGACAACTTCGATCAAGTTCTGGCCAGTCTCAAACCGAAACTGCAGTTGTCATTGGACGACAACCTGCCCGACATCAACATTGAATTCGAAGATCTGGAGGATTTTCATCCCGATAATCTGTTCCGGAAAATCGGTATCTTTGCCCAATTTTCCAGAATTCGGCAAAAGTTAATCAATCCGGCGACGGTCAAGGAAGGGGCGGCGGAATTGCAGGAACTTCTCAATCTTTCCCGTATTGAACAACAAGCTGCAAGTTCGGCCACATCTGTCGAAACCGAAGACGACCAACAAACGCTCGATCGCTTGTTGGGAGAATCTCCGACCGATACTATACAAGCCAGAAGCGAACAGATCGCTCTGGGATATATTAGAGAGGTGATTGCCGAACATATCGTTGAGGACGTTTCTCCGTTTCAGGACATCTATATCAAGGCGGTCGACGATGCGATCGGCGCGTTGATGCGGCAATTACTGCATCATCCGGATTTTCAGAGGTTGGAAGCGGCTTGGCGTTCACTACATCTGCTGGTAACCGGTCTGGAAACGGATGAGACTTTGTCCTTGCATCTGCTGGATATCAGCAAAGATCAATTATGCCGCGATCTTTTGGCAGAGAACCGGGATTTAGCCGACACTGCTTTGTTCAAGCAATTGGTCACGCAGACGGTTAACAGTTACGGAGGTGAGCCGTGGTCGTTGCTGATCGGCAATTATGCTTTTACCAGCAGCGACGACGATTTATCTCTATTGGCTGCAATGGGATGTATCGCCTCCCATGCCGGCGGCCCGTTCCTGGCGGCGGCCGATGCGAATCTGCTCGGTTGCCAGTCATGGCCCGAACAATCGGATTATCACGACTGGATTACAGTCGATGAAAAGTGGCGAAAACTGCGGCAAAGCACAATCGCGCCTTGGATCGGCCTGACATTTCCGCGGGTGCTATTGCGTTTGCCCTATGGCGCCGACACGGACCCGGTCGATAGCTTTCAATTCGAGGAAATGGGTTCAAAAACGGAGCACGAATCCTTTCTTTGGGGCAACGCGGCTTTTCACTGTGCCCTTCTGGTCGGGCAAACATTCAGCGAGCAGGGTTGGGACATGCGGTTGGGCGATTATCTGGAGATTTCCGATCTGCCGGCCTATATCGAACCGCAAGGAGATGAAAGCAGGTTAAAGCCTTGCGCCGAAGCCTGTATCAATGACCATACCATGGAAAAAATACTCGAGGCCGGAATAATGCCGTTTATCAGTCACCGTAACTCGAATAGGATTCGACTGGCCAGATTTCAATCGATTGCGGAGCCGCTGCAGAATCTGCGGGCCGCCTGGAATCGCGCTTAA
- a CDS encoding peptidoglycan recognition protein family protein yields MTVITGVVDRTEHTRRITISNQRSARTGELISIFDGRRTRPLAAIDSIMLHQTGFFQSARGNNIAAYDHMIAHFTVLPNGTVLQLRDLEARLNSIAKDYGLHIEFVGCFNDDSFDCARYRGYLADESSRRSRPSRCMNSVVTRSHGDVPTLEQIRAGRQLITTLVNYPS; encoded by the coding sequence ATGACCGTGATTACCGGCGTCGTCGACAGAACCGAGCACACCCGCCGCATTACCATCAGCAACCAAAGAAGCGCCAGGACTGGCGAGTTGATAAGCATATTCGACGGCCGGCGCACCCGTCCCCTGGCGGCGATAGACAGCATCATGCTGCATCAAACCGGTTTTTTCCAATCCGCCCGCGGCAACAATATCGCCGCCTACGACCACATGATCGCGCACTTTACCGTGTTGCCGAACGGGACGGTTTTGCAACTACGCGACCTCGAGGCCAGATTGAACAGCATCGCCAAGGATTACGGTTTGCATATCGAGTTCGTCGGCTGTTTCAACGACGACTCTTTCGATTGCGCCCGCTATCGCGGTTACCTTGCCGACGAATCGAGCCGCCGGTCAAGACCGAGCCGTTGTATGAATTCCGTGGTTACCCGGTCGCACGGCGATGTTCCGACACTCGAACAAATCCGCGCCGGCAGGCAATTGATCACGACGTTGGTTAATTATCCATCATAA